Proteins encoded by one window of Dendropsophus ebraccatus isolate aDenEbr1 chromosome 4, aDenEbr1.pat, whole genome shotgun sequence:
- the CD248 gene encoding endosialin — protein sequence MDLLFLTLQLLTLLSVSLSGDLGEHDALCGPGDSCYAVFYQRRSFLESWRACRERGGNLATVKNVQEAAVVEQLLTSSTGARSDGEVQLRLWIGLQRQPRQCAPQKPLRGFTWTTGDQDTAFTNWVSQPVSSGSQSPCSAPRCVAIGLGHGKPEDDFKWSEGSCTLPVDGYICKYRYQGMCPTLTGENVRYSVPFGYQGPWLDLLPFGTVAVVSCESQQQAISILCTFKEDRTVGWDKEEPCHEDSEDLCQDCQQLCEGGVCACDEGYVLQPDGHSCEPEEFEEQRCPCQYQCIEAGIGGRGYQCICPQGFELASDELSCEDIDECEDEETCEHSCQNTLGSYTCSCDLGFTVAEDDPERCVDIDECRFARMCQQMCVNHDGGFECFCNEGYELAQDRMSCNRLDFREPRNEPNLHVTSLETVSEPETDTAGWQDLEDVEINSETENYMTDFHEEMTFAVPTTEEVLETMTPPMGWEAHEEMTTVPTSMPEYTTTSTLKQDAFPTTTLPTTPANVPSVETSVPSQQFLTTVIPKENSKVNVWSDQKVTYDVPTTKNPASREGLQLSTVAPSRSRVNEDPHKTKEEKETTTPTRVTSGLSVSNTNSHAVSPGVHSKTPFASKESKGKRDTRWLIVALLVPLSVFLVIMLALGIVYCTRCGGEAKPRTVTDCYHWVTGSGPEKGIPPSSGVENTNSRSVV from the coding sequence atggaTCTACTATTCCTCACTTTGCAGCTTCTAACTCTACTGTCTGTATCACTTTCTGGTGACCTCGGAGAACACGATGCCCTCTGTGGGCCAGGTGACTCATGTTACGCTGTATTTTACCAGCGACGGTCTTTCCTTGAGTCTTGGAGAGCCTGTCGTGAAAGAGGTGGCAATTTAGCGACTGTAAAAAATGTTCAGGAAGCTGCTGTGGTCGAGCAACTCCTTACCTCATCGACAGGTGCCCGCAGTGATGGAGAGGTTCAGCTAAGGCTTTGGATAGGCCTACAACGTCAACCTAGGCAGTGTGCCCCACAGAAGCCATTGCGTGGTTTTACCTGGACAACTGGAGACCAAGATACTGCATTCACCAACTGGGTATCACAGCCAGTTTCTTCGGGATCTCAAAGTCCATGTTCGGCTCCTAGGTGCGTGGCTATAGGTCTGGGCCATGGCAAACCAGAAGATGATTTTAAATGGTCAGAAGGATCTTGTACATTGCCTGTTGATGGCTATATATGCAAGTATCGATATCAAGGGATGTGTCCGACTCTGACTGGAGAAAATGTTCGCTATTCGGTACCGTTTGGGTACCAGGGCCCCTGGCTCGACCTGTTACCATTTGGCACTGTAGCGGTGGTATCCTGTGAAAGTCAACAACAGGCTATCTCCATCCTCTGCACTTTTAAAGAGGATCGTACTGTTGGTTGGGATAAAGAGGAGCCTTGTCATGAGGACTCAGAGGACTTGTGCCAGGATTGCCAGCAGTTGTGCGAAGGAGGGGTTTGTGCCTGCGATGAGGGATATGTACTTCAGCCTGATGGACACTCTTGTGAGCCAGAGGAATTTGAGGAGCAAAGATGCCCATGTCAATACCAGTGTATAGAAGCTGGAATTGGTGGTAGAGGGTATCAATGCATATGCCCCCAAGGCTTTGAACTAGCTTCGGATGAACTAAGCTGCGAAGATATAGATGAATGTGAAGATGAAGAAACATGTGAACACTCTTGTCAAAACACCCTAGGTTCGTACACGTGTTCTTGTGACCTGGGGTTCACTGTTGCCGAGGATGACCCTGAGCGATGTGTGGATATAGATGAGTGTCGCTTTGCCCGTATGTGCCAACAAATGTGTGTAAACCATGACGGGGGATTTGAGTGCTTTTGTAATGAGGGCTATGAACTGGCTCAAGATCGAATGAGCTGCAATCGACTAGATTTCAGGGAACCTAGAAATGAGCCGAATCTGCACGTGACCAGTCTTGAAACTGTTTCTGAGCCAGAGACTGATACAGCAGGATGGCAAGATCTGGAAGATGTGGAAATAAATTCGGAGACTGAGAATTACATGACAGATTTCCACGAAGAGATGACATTCGCTGTGCCAACTACAGAAGAGGTTCTTGAGACAATGACTCCCCCAATGGGCTGGGAAGCTCATGAAGAAATGACTACTGTACCCACTTCCATGCCCGAATATACTACAACATCAACACTCAAACAGGATGCATTTCCAACAACTACTTTGCCAACAACGCCTGCCAATGTCCCTTCAGTGGAGACATCCGTACCAAGTCAACAATTCTTAACGACAGTAATACCCAAAGAAAACTCAAAAGTCAATGTTTGGTCAGACCAGAAGGTGACCTATGATGTTCCCACAACCAAGAATCCTGCATCTCGTGAAGGTTTACAGTTGTCAACAGTGGCCCCTAGCAGGTCTAGGGTTAATGAAGATCCTCATAAAactaaagaagaaaaagaaactaCTACACCCACTAGGGTCACTTCAGGACTATCCGTGTCCAACACCAATTCTCATGCCGTGTCTCCTGGGGTACATTCTAAAACACCTTTTGCATCCAAAGAATCCAAGGGAAAGAGGGACACCCGATGGCTAATTGTGGCCCTGCTTGTCCCCTTGAGCGTATTTCTGGTTATTATGTTGGCACTGGGCATTGTCTATTGTACCAGATGTGGAGGAGAAGCCAAACCTCGTACTGTCACTGACTGCTATCACTGGGTAACAGGCAGTGGACCAGAGAAAGGTATTCCTCCCTCCTCGGGAGTGGAAAATACAAACAGTCGGAGTGTTGTGTGA